One stretch of Armatimonadota bacterium DNA includes these proteins:
- a CDS encoding ATP-binding protein, which produces MWVFETDWSPQVHQLSDGRYLYRHNDQNLPFPATDIEAIKNARRKLIWEDQIVPEATLADINTDLVKEVVERVGLDLSVEEALLHYHLAEKRNGRLFLRRAALLLFGRDPSRWHPRCGIDFAVWQGTERRTGPEFNIRKRLRIEGIPLVRLVEEAYRTIQPYLPERQTLVDLFFEERLVYPTFAWQEAIVNAIAHRDYALEGIGIEVDLFDDRLEVRSPGEPVPPVTLERLRRREKVHASRNPRIVRVLTDLGYMRERGEGIPRMFEVMEREGLRPPELAMEGGCFVVTLHSTPIYRPETMYWLRRYEGQGLTRNQLRLLAYAYEHGGRFTSRAYQKLVGVDPYTASRDIKDLLRRRIVRLNQPRGRVYEIIPEPEKAPQEKPPELLALEPILHEKGYVKNEDVRRVFGVSRIQAFRLLQHLVEMGFLRKQGKGRGACYVAIQNTSISRGNAIISS; this is translated from the coding sequence GTGTGGGTCTTCGAGACCGACTGGAGCCCGCAGGTGCATCAGCTCAGCGATGGACGCTACCTTTACCGTCACAATGACCAGAACCTGCCCTTCCCCGCCACGGACATTGAAGCCATCAAGAACGCACGTCGTAAACTGATCTGGGAAGATCAGATCGTCCCCGAAGCCACCCTGGCGGATATAAACACCGATCTGGTGAAAGAAGTCGTCGAGCGCGTAGGACTGGACCTGTCGGTCGAGGAAGCGCTCCTGCATTACCATCTGGCCGAGAAGCGAAATGGGCGTCTCTTCCTGCGCCGGGCTGCCCTGTTGCTCTTCGGCCGAGATCCTTCTCGCTGGCATCCCCGCTGTGGGATTGATTTCGCCGTCTGGCAGGGAACCGAGCGACGCACCGGCCCGGAATTCAACATCCGCAAGCGGCTTCGGATCGAAGGCATCCCGCTGGTGCGGCTGGTGGAGGAAGCCTACAGGACCATCCAGCCGTATCTGCCTGAGCGGCAGACCCTGGTGGACCTCTTCTTTGAAGAGCGCCTGGTCTATCCCACCTTCGCCTGGCAGGAAGCCATTGTCAACGCCATCGCGCACCGGGATTACGCTCTGGAAGGGATCGGTATCGAAGTGGATCTGTTCGATGACCGCCTGGAAGTGCGTAGCCCTGGCGAGCCGGTGCCGCCGGTGACCCTGGAACGGTTGCGCCGTCGCGAAAAAGTCCATGCCTCGCGGAACCCGCGGATCGTGCGGGTGCTGACGGACCTGGGCTACATGCGGGAGCGTGGCGAGGGCATCCCACGCATGTTCGAGGTGATGGAGCGTGAGGGGCTACGCCCACCCGAGCTTGCCATGGAAGGTGGCTGCTTTGTCGTCACCCTCCACAGCACGCCGATCTACCGACCGGAGACGATGTACTGGCTCCGGCGATACGAAGGGCAGGGGCTCACCCGCAATCAACTGCGGCTTCTGGCTTACGCCTACGAGCACGGAGGCCGGTTCACCAGCCGGGCTTATCAGAAACTGGTCGGTGTGGACCCCTACACGGCCAGTCGTGACATCAAGGACCTCCTCCGCCGGAGAATCGTGCGGCTCAACCAGCCTCGAGGGCGAGTGTATGAGATCATCCCGGAACCTGAGAAAGCGCCCCAGGAAAAGCCGCCGGAACTCCTTGCCCTGGAGCCGATCCTACATGAGAAAGGCTATGTCAAAAATGAGGATGTCCGGCGCGTTTTCGGCGTTTCACGGATTCAGGCCTTTCGGCTTCTTCAGCACCTTGTGGAGATGGGTTTTTTGAGGAAGCAGGGGAAAGGCCGAGGTGCTTGCTATGTAGCGATTCAAAATACATCAATCTCACGGGGAAATGCAATCATCTCTTCTTGA
- a CDS encoding DEAD/DEAH box helicase family protein, which produces MGMNEAETRARLVELKLKAAGWTDQHLGREFYYNRDHQYTPGKIILVGDRIRRGKPRRVDYLLRYTDGFPIAVVEAEPEDSPPDAGLEQAKGYARDLGLAFAYSTNGHRIVEYDFFTHTTRDLDRFPSPDDLWQRWQVNTGLTQPVPGQLKEAPSIYGLPERQTNPLLCPYCPESLCGKRPYYFQEVAIREVILRIMRGQRRILLTMATGTGKTFVAFQIVWKLLKSRWLENRHPGRPARVLFLADRIVLRDQAYNTFSPFATGTSEPRFLIEGHPPNLNRDLYFGIYQTLWSPNEEGKRLFECFPPDFFDLVIIDECHRSGWGTWREILDHFSSAIHLGMTATPKQDENIDTYAYFCSEEPEVSIDPEHPERGTWRPPAYQYSLGQGIEDGFLATYKVHVVRTSVDAQGLRLEDAMEQGAEVFIPEDVEPRPVYHTPQFEREITLPDRTREMVRHLAGLLRRFGPMEKTMVFCVDMEHARLVARLLRDELGPETGLDNYAVPIISEEGEEARRWLEDFADSNKKAPVVATTAELLTTGVDVPPCRNIVFMKTISSPVLFKQIIGRGSRLDPATDKYWFRIIDYTGATRLFDQWDRPPVPPPEPPAGPLTAGVDGVVCDAETGDVIVGASVSIRTGPNTQQGPIRTDENGRFAFRSLPEGTLTLIVSAPGYVRKELRVDTVADAVQWVEVPLKQQKGKPQKIRVEGLEVAIQDEIIFTIDATGQQLTLREYRDYIRSRVIEAAPTQKTLREIWVDSEKRRRFMEELRRASVHPELLAEIEGQPEADTYDLLAHLAFGAPIRTRRQRAEAFLNREQAFLLKHREEARRVILELLDKYRVGGIEQLEPEIFGVSPFREWGGAVKIKDWFGGPAQLGQALKSVRERLYLREEVAA; this is translated from the coding sequence ATGGGGATGAATGAAGCGGAAACCCGGGCAAGGCTTGTTGAGCTCAAACTTAAGGCTGCAGGCTGGACGGATCAACACCTTGGGAGGGAGTTTTATTACAACCGAGACCATCAATACACGCCCGGGAAAATTATTTTAGTTGGAGATCGCATCCGGCGAGGCAAGCCCAGGCGGGTAGATTACCTATTGCGCTACACCGATGGCTTCCCCATCGCCGTGGTGGAGGCTGAACCCGAGGACAGCCCGCCTGATGCCGGCCTGGAACAGGCCAAGGGCTATGCTCGGGACCTGGGGCTGGCTTTCGCTTATTCCACCAATGGACACAGGATCGTAGAGTATGACTTCTTCACGCACACCACCCGGGATTTGGATCGATTCCCATCGCCGGATGATCTGTGGCAGCGGTGGCAGGTAAACACAGGCCTGACCCAGCCGGTTCCAGGCCAGCTCAAAGAGGCCCCCAGTATATACGGGCTTCCAGAGAGGCAAACCAACCCCCTATTGTGTCCTTATTGCCCCGAGAGCCTCTGCGGCAAGCGCCCTTATTACTTCCAGGAAGTGGCCATCCGGGAGGTGATCCTCCGCATTATGCGGGGCCAGCGGCGGATCCTCCTCACGATGGCCACGGGCACGGGGAAGACCTTCGTGGCCTTCCAGATCGTCTGGAAACTCTTGAAGTCCCGGTGGCTGGAGAACCGCCATCCCGGACGGCCGGCGCGAGTGCTCTTCCTCGCCGATCGGATCGTCCTGCGCGACCAGGCCTACAACACGTTCTCGCCCTTCGCTACCGGGACCAGCGAGCCCCGCTTCCTCATTGAAGGCCATCCGCCCAACCTGAACCGGGACCTTTACTTTGGCATCTATCAAACCCTCTGGAGCCCCAACGAGGAAGGGAAGCGGCTCTTTGAGTGCTTTCCACCTGATTTCTTTGATCTGGTCATCATTGATGAGTGCCATCGCTCGGGCTGGGGAACCTGGCGGGAGATCCTGGACCACTTCTCCTCAGCCATCCACCTGGGGATGACCGCTACCCCCAAGCAGGATGAGAACATTGACACCTATGCCTACTTCTGCAGCGAAGAACCCGAAGTCTCCATAGACCCGGAACACCCCGAGCGGGGCACCTGGCGGCCTCCGGCATACCAATATAGCCTCGGCCAGGGCATTGAGGACGGGTTTCTGGCCACCTATAAGGTGCACGTGGTGCGCACCAGCGTAGATGCTCAGGGGCTCAGGCTGGAGGATGCCATGGAGCAGGGCGCAGAGGTCTTCATTCCTGAGGACGTGGAGCCCCGCCCCGTTTACCACACGCCCCAGTTTGAGCGGGAGATCACCCTGCCGGACCGCACAAGGGAGATGGTGCGACACCTGGCGGGGTTGCTCCGCCGCTTCGGGCCGATGGAAAAGACTATGGTCTTCTGCGTGGATATGGAGCATGCCCGCCTGGTGGCCCGATTGCTCCGGGACGAATTGGGTCCCGAGACCGGACTGGACAACTACGCTGTGCCCATCATCTCCGAAGAAGGAGAAGAAGCCCGCCGCTGGCTGGAGGATTTCGCCGACTCCAATAAGAAAGCGCCTGTGGTGGCCACCACTGCCGAATTGCTTACGACCGGCGTGGACGTTCCTCCTTGCCGGAACATCGTTTTTATGAAGACCATCTCCTCCCCTGTGCTCTTTAAGCAGATCATCGGGCGTGGGAGCCGTCTGGATCCCGCTACGGACAAATACTGGTTCCGCATCATCGACTATACTGGTGCCACCCGACTATTCGACCAGTGGGATCGGCCGCCCGTTCCGCCACCTGAACCGCCGGCGGGTCCTCTGACGGCGGGCGTGGATGGGGTTGTTTGCGATGCCGAGACTGGAGATGTTATCGTCGGCGCCTCTGTTTCCATCCGCACCGGACCCAACACCCAGCAGGGGCCTATCCGCACCGACGAGAACGGAAGGTTCGCATTCCGGAGCCTTCCGGAGGGAACGCTGACCCTCATCGTCAGTGCACCCGGCTATGTGCGGAAAGAGCTGCGCGTGGACACCGTTGCGGACGCGGTCCAATGGGTGGAGGTGCCGCTTAAGCAGCAAAAGGGCAAGCCCCAAAAGATCCGCGTAGAGGGGCTGGAGGTGGCTATTCAGGACGAGATCATCTTCACGATCGACGCCACCGGCCAGCAGTTGACTCTGAGGGAGTATCGAGATTACATCCGGAGCCGGGTCATCGAGGCGGCACCCACGCAGAAAACATTACGGGAGATCTGGGTGGATTCGGAGAAGCGCAGGCGTTTTATGGAGGAGCTGCGCCGCGCCAGCGTTCATCCCGAACTCCTGGCCGAGATCGAGGGACAGCCCGAAGCCGACACCTACGACCTCCTCGCCCATCTGGCCTTCGGGGCTCCCATTCGCACCCGCCGCCAGCGGGCGGAGGCCTTCCTGAATCGGGAACAGGCTTTTCTGCTCAAGCACCGGGAGGAAGCCCGCCGGGTCATTCTGGAGTTGCTCGATAAATACCGGGTGGGTGGAATTGAACAACTGGAGCCCGAGATCTTTGGGGTGTCACCTTTCCGGGAATGGGGCGGAGCGGTGAAGATCAAGGATTGGTTTGGCGGCCCTGCCCAACTCGGTCAAGCATTGAAAAGTGTCCGAGAACGGCTCTATCTCCGTGAGGAGGTAGCGGCATGA